The following are encoded together in the Mammaliicoccus vitulinus genome:
- a CDS encoding shikimate kinase has protein sequence MSIVLVGFMGVGKTTIGNLLSEHYDKPLVDIDTYIVETTQLPIPQIFEKYGEAYFRDLEYQALQKWIDKDVVISTGGGIIESELSKDILKGNVNTFWLKCDIEILFNRINHDHNRPNASGRSLNELKALYSKRELSYNEIAFKHIDANRPKEVVASEIIESL, from the coding sequence ATGTCGATAGTGTTAGTTGGTTTTATGGGTGTTGGAAAAACAACAATCGGTAACTTGTTAAGTGAACATTATGACAAACCTTTAGTAGATATAGATACTTATATCGTTGAAACAACACAATTACCAATCCCTCAAATTTTTGAAAAGTATGGTGAAGCATATTTTAGAGATTTAGAGTATCAAGCCCTTCAAAAATGGATTGATAAAGACGTTGTTATTTCAACTGGTGGTGGTATTATAGAATCTGAATTATCGAAAGATATATTGAAAGGTAATGTGAATACATTCTGGTTAAAATGTGATATTGAAATATTATTTAATAGAATTAATCATGATCATAATAGACCGAATGCGAGCGGCAGATCTTTAAATGAATTAAAAGCCTTGTATTCAAAACGAGAATTAAGTTATAATGAAATCGCATTCAAGCATATTGATGCAAACAGACCTAAAGAAGTAGTTGCTAGTGAGATTATTGAATCTCTATAA
- the gcvT gene encoding glycine cleavage system aminomethyltransferase GcvT, which produces MTTDLKKTPLYQTYIDQGAKVIDFSGWALPVQFSSIKEEHNAVRSKVGIFDVSHMGEIIVSGEEADQFIQYALTNDSSTLTDSKAQYTMLCNDKGGVIDDLVVYKLEESVYFLVVNAGNTDIDFEWLQNIQGFNVNIENKSSEYGQLAIQGPEARDLVQKLVNIDVTEMKMFEFQQNVSLFGKEVILSQSGYTGEDGFEVYCKSGDTKEIWDGFIKEGVEPCGLGARDTLRLEAALPLHGQDLSEQITPYEAGVGFAVKPLIEADFIGKSVLKEQKENGATRKSIGIEMIDKGIPRTDYEILDIDGHEIGYVTSGTQSPSTGKSIAMGLINKESFELDKEILIQVRKRQVKAKIVKKSSFKS; this is translated from the coding sequence ATGACTACAGATTTAAAGAAAACACCTTTATATCAAACGTATATTGATCAAGGAGCAAAAGTTATTGATTTTTCTGGCTGGGCTTTACCAGTGCAATTCTCAAGTATTAAAGAGGAACATAATGCTGTTAGATCAAAAGTTGGTATTTTCGATGTAAGCCATATGGGTGAAATTATCGTTTCTGGAGAAGAAGCGGATCAATTTATTCAATATGCTTTAACAAATGATTCATCTACATTAACAGACTCTAAAGCTCAATATACTATGCTTTGTAACGATAAGGGCGGCGTGATTGATGATTTAGTTGTTTACAAGTTGGAAGAATCGGTTTATTTCTTAGTTGTTAACGCTGGTAATACAGATATAGATTTTGAATGGTTACAAAATATTCAAGGATTTAATGTAAACATTGAAAATAAATCTTCAGAATATGGACAATTAGCTATTCAAGGGCCAGAAGCTCGTGATTTAGTGCAAAAATTAGTGAACATAGACGTTACTGAAATGAAGATGTTTGAGTTTCAACAAAATGTTAGTTTATTCGGGAAAGAAGTTATATTGTCGCAATCAGGTTACACAGGTGAAGATGGTTTTGAAGTATATTGCAAATCTGGAGATACTAAAGAAATATGGGATGGCTTCATCAAGGAAGGTGTTGAACCTTGTGGCTTAGGAGCACGTGATACGCTTAGATTAGAAGCGGCTTTACCATTACATGGTCAAGATTTGTCAGAACAAATCACGCCATATGAAGCAGGGGTAGGTTTTGCAGTTAAACCTTTAATTGAAGCAGACTTTATTGGTAAATCAGTACTTAAAGAGCAAAAAGAAAATGGTGCAACTAGAAAATCAATTGGTATAGAAATGATTGATAAAGGTATACCTAGAACTGATTATGAAATTTTAGATATTGATGGTCATGAAATTGGGTATGTCACTTCAGGAACACAATCACCATCAACTGGTAAATCAATCGCAATGGGATTGATTAACAAAGAATCTTTTGAACTAGATAAAGAAATTCTAATTCAAGTAAGAAAAAGACAAGTAAAAGCTAAAATTGTAAAAAAATCATCATTTAAATCATAG
- the gcvPA gene encoding aminomethyl-transferring glycine dehydrogenase subunit GcvPA yields MGHRYIPLTEKDKSEMLDVIGIKSVDELFTDIPESVRFNNPLNIKEKKSETALLRELSQIANKNITSETHASFLGAGVYDHYIPTVVDHVISRSEFYTAYTPYQPEISQGELQAIFEFQTLICELTGMDVANSSMYDGGTAFAEAAVLAAGHTKKKKVIVSKSVHYQSIEVLKTYTKAQDIEVIEVDLDGTVTDLDKLKEVIDDDTAAVCVQYPNFFGSLEDLEAIKQLIEDKKALFIVSSNPLSLGLITPPGEFGADIVVGDAQVFGIPAQYGGPHCGYFASTKKLMRKLPGRLVGQTQDEDGNRGFVLTLQAREQHIRRDKATSNICSNQALNALAASVCMSALGKNGVYEMAKLNMENTTYMKQQMKEVGFEVLDGISFNEFVVKFNKPIKEINKDLLEEGIIGGFDLGFMNDDFENHMLIAVTELRTKEEIDTFIQKVGEYSA; encoded by the coding sequence ATGGGTCACCGCTATATACCTTTAACTGAAAAAGATAAGTCAGAAATGTTAGATGTAATCGGTATTAAATCAGTAGATGAATTATTTACTGATATACCTGAATCAGTAAGATTTAACAATCCACTAAATATTAAAGAGAAAAAATCAGAAACAGCTTTATTACGAGAATTATCACAAATTGCTAATAAAAATATAACGAGTGAAACACATGCATCATTTTTGGGAGCTGGTGTTTATGATCACTATATTCCAACAGTAGTAGACCATGTCATTTCTCGTTCAGAATTTTATACTGCATATACGCCGTACCAACCTGAAATTTCACAAGGTGAATTACAAGCTATTTTCGAATTTCAAACTTTAATTTGTGAATTAACCGGTATGGATGTAGCTAACTCTTCAATGTATGACGGAGGAACTGCTTTTGCTGAGGCTGCTGTACTTGCAGCAGGTCACACTAAAAAGAAAAAAGTAATCGTATCTAAGTCAGTACATTATCAATCTATTGAAGTTCTTAAAACATATACGAAAGCTCAAGATATTGAAGTAATCGAAGTTGATTTAGACGGTACAGTAACAGATTTAGATAAATTAAAAGAAGTTATCGATGATGATACTGCAGCTGTATGCGTTCAATATCCTAATTTCTTTGGTTCACTGGAAGATTTAGAAGCTATTAAACAATTAATCGAAGACAAAAAAGCATTATTTATTGTTTCGAGTAATCCGTTATCTCTAGGTCTCATTACACCTCCGGGAGAATTTGGTGCAGATATCGTTGTTGGAGATGCACAAGTATTCGGTATCCCAGCACAATATGGTGGCCCACATTGTGGTTACTTTGCATCAACTAAAAAATTGATGCGTAAATTACCTGGACGTTTAGTAGGTCAAACACAAGATGAAGATGGTAATAGAGGTTTTGTATTAACATTACAAGCACGTGAACAACATATTAGAAGAGATAAAGCTACATCTAACATTTGTTCTAACCAAGCGTTAAATGCTTTAGCAGCTTCAGTATGTATGAGTGCGTTAGGTAAAAATGGCGTATACGAAATGGCTAAACTTAACATGGAAAACACAACATACATGAAGCAACAAATGAAAGAAGTGGGATTTGAAGTATTAGATGGTATTTCATTTAATGAATTTGTTGTTAAGTTTAACAAACCTATAAAAGAAATAAATAAAGATTTACTTGAAGAAGGCATAATAGGTGGATTTGATTTAGGATTTATGAATGATGATTTTGAAAATCATATGTTAATTGCAGTGACTGAACTTAGAACTAAAGAAGAAATTGATACATTTATCCAAAAAGTAGGTGAATATAGTGCGTAA